From one Culex quinquefasciatus strain JHB chromosome 3, VPISU_Cqui_1.0_pri_paternal, whole genome shotgun sequence genomic stretch:
- the LOC6052021 gene encoding nucleosome assembly protein 1-like 4 codes for MRWMMMKDVIKTLPENVQHRVNAFKQLQKKYLKLEAKFFEEVYALECKYQELYQPLGRRKAVITGESELGEADRKNESEDEVDAEVTEHFKRLALNYKTGTRRSSRTRMAFQRSG; via the coding sequence ATGCGCTGGATGATGATGAAGGATGTGATTAAGACCCTGCCGGAGAATGTCCAGCACCGGGTGAATGCGTTCAAGCAACTGCAGAAGAAGTACCTCAAGTTAGAGGCCAAATTCTTCGAGGAGGTTTACGCGTTGGAGTGCAAATACCAGGAGCTGTACCAGCCCCTGGGGCGCAGGAAAGCAGTCATCACCGGGGAGTCGGAGTTGGGTGAGGCCGACCGGAAGAATGAGTCCGAGGACGAGGTTGACGCCGAAGTGACGGAACACTTCAAGCGATTGGCCCTCAACTATAAAACCGGCACTCGAAGATCATCAAGGACGCGCATGGCATTCCAGCGTTCTGGTTGA